The segment ATGATAATAAATTAGCCTAGAAATGCCTGTTGAAAACTGTTACAGCCAACTGTATAATGGAGAATATAACATTGTTGCTATTATAAAGGGATATCCTGGCACATACAGTATTTGTTTATAGCTTATTAATCTTGAATGAATTTCAATGtggcctctctctccccctcacctccctcccccaaaagttAGTAGTTTTGTACAACAGGAGAGCAGTCTTAACCGGTGAAACATTGATGTGTATTAAGGTCAGCGTGAAAGAGGTTGAAGAGTGTTCATAGGAATAACTGTTGTAGCCCTCCTTTGATTTCCCAAGCTAGGCAAGATTGGAAGTTGAAACTCCGTCAATAAGGTTTttgtactttttatatttaaaccaCACTTGCAAATCTGTGACAGGGTGACAAAGTATGATGGAACCCTGTGGTACAATATGAAAGCTTACGTAGGTCATATTCTAAAAATACAGAGCCAAAAATTCAGATGGCGCATGAGACAATAAGCTGACAAGCATTTATCCCTGATAGTCCAGAAACTTAAGCACCCTGGACAGTAAATTGAGACCCGCAGAACATCCTGCCATCTTATAGTTTACGAAAGCACAAAAGGCTAggttcacaaaggtacttaggagTGGTAGCAATGAGTGTCACTATGGCTAACTTTTAGGTACCTAGAAAAATCACtgagattcacaaagcctgagtttggAATGTAGGCTCCCAGTACAATGAAtgagcagagataggtgcctccatAGAGGATTCACAGAAGCTAACCAGCACTgtcctaagctagccaatgggagatgccaaggcGTTTGTGCTAAATCCTGCCCTCTCTCAGAGATAAGCATTcatgtccaggctgcagggagatgccCTTTCTAAAAGCATTGCTCAGCTATAACCCTCTCTTGGAGTTAGTTGCGTAGGCAGTTTttgcaggaagaggaggatgcACTCTCCCTTCATcgcttttagcccagtgattagggtactcacctgagatgtgggagaccccagttcaagtcTCTCCTCTGCCCAATGAGAAGGGATTTTTACAGGGCTCTGCCACCacttaggtgagtgccctaaccactgagctatgggattgTCTGATGAAAACGTACAGGATagggcaacagaaatgagtaggggtatgaaacagcttccacctgaggagaaattaaaaagactgggactgttcatcttagaaaagtgatgactaagggaggatacaacagaggcctataaaatcatgaatggtgtggagcaAGTGAATAGGGTTGTGTTATGTGACAGAGTAgaataacacaagaaccaggagtccctgaatgaaattaataggcagcaggtttaaaacaagcataaggaagttcttcttcacacaacacatagtcaactagttgccaggggatgttgtgaacgGTATAACTGGgctaaaaaagaattaggtaagttagCCAAGACAACCGGGGACTAAACCCCAtgttctggatgtccctaaatctTTGCCAGAAGCTTAGACTGgctgacaagggatggatcagtTGCTTAATTACCCTGTTCTGGTCCTTCCCTCttaagcatctggcaccagccactgttggaagacaggtcaTTAGTCTGACCCCCccccatatggccattcttatgttcctatgataGAGGGTTTTTTCTGTCTCTCCTGTTTAAGCTGTTCCACTTTTAGTAAGAGGTGAGAGAGCAACTCTGTTCcctagagcactcacctgggaggtgaggGACCAGGATTCAGTCcacctgctccaaagactttttttttaattatttatccacagaggaAAAGTTTCAACAGATGAGATTTAAGGAGCCCCATATGAGAGGTGTCAGAGCCCTGTTCTAATCTCTCGTCCTCATCAGGTGGAGGGAGAATTTGAATTagaagggtgaccagacagcaagtgtgaaaaattgggacagggggcggggggtaataggagcctatataagaagaaAGACcctaaaatcaggacatctggtcaccctatgaatTGGTGACCTAtcccatcccaggtgagtacctaGCCACCAGTGAGGAGAAGAGCATTGTCCTCCCACTTTCTCCCCTCACTAGGCTGTGCTGTGTAAGCTTATCTATAGGGGTACATGCTGATAGGCAAGCTCTAAGACACTTACCTGATTGGGCCATTCAAGTGAGTTAAGCGGAGGAATGTCTGTCCTctggtttgtgaatcactttGGGGCTTAGCTGGATGCTTGGTGTGGGGCTGCAGCGTGCATGTTGAAGCAGACACATAGGCATCTAGGGAACCTTTACTGCAAAAATGAGCACACCTTGCAAGTTTAGGCCTCTACAGGGTTTGACAGCCGAGCAGGGATTGTGGTAATCTTGGTAGGGCCCAATACAGGGCTTTAGACACCTAACATAGCAACTAAGCACCTAATTccttctgtgaatctagcccaaagtTACTATGCTGCCAGAAGTGAAGCCAGCTATAATCCCATGTTAGTCTTTCCCTCCCTTTTCTTATTAGTTGAAACACCGTTTCCTCTTCAGTATGTGCCACATGTGCAAATGCCATTTTGTCTGCAATGTACAGCTAGGCAGCTGGCTTGGAACATGTCAATATTTTTATCTGTACTGTCATGTCTCTGCACTCAAACTATTGtatgactccttttcttttcttttttaagaataATGTATAACAGacatcttccctccccctcatTATAGGCTTTTATTTCTCCTTCAGGGCAGAGGATCAACTAGTGGGTAAAGCGTGATTAGGAATTGTCTTCAGCCCAGCTCCTGCAAATTTCTCCATGCAGACAGACCCCTCTAACCCACCCCCGCATGGagcctcactaaagtcaatagggCTGCATGCAGCTATAGGGATCTACCCACATGCAGCAAACTGCAGGATCACAGGTTTGAAGGCTAGTCTTGGCTGTAGAATTGATTTTTCTGtttagccttgggcaagtcacattgGGAATATCTTCACTGCAGTCGACCAAGGTACTTACACTTTCATTACCTCCCGTGAATTAGCCTAGCACAAATGACAGCAGCCACATTGCAAAGTGACACGTGAACTGCTGACTCCATGCTGATGCTGCTCTCACTCAAGTGTGGCAAAGAGATCTGGGCACAGAGCCCATGACTCTGCACTGCAGTAAGCTGTGCCCCTCTGTGAATTCTTTTCTAGTGAATTGGTGGAGAACACATCTATCCTCTCTGAgtatgggcagggcagggcaaggaagAGACAAACTGCAGGAAGGCACTGAAGGACTAGCAGCATTTGAGTGGAGCTAGCCTTTGTTTATACTACAGAGCGGTCACAGTAGCAGCTGATGAGTTGTACTCACTTGAGCTTTAGCCTCGGCCCTCCAAGTTAGCTCTGCTTAAGGGTTTTTTGTGATGACAGGATTTAAGTTAGGGATAATACTGAACTTATAGCACAAGTTAAGGTTGCAGTGAAGAGAGACCCTGTGTCTCTGTATTGCACTTTGAGAACCGTATGTGGCTCCTGGAAAAGGGGAACACTATGAAAATTAACTTAAGACCATCCAATGAAGGGCCTTATTGAAATGCTAAGCATCTCAGGCCACTCTGAAGTTTTCCTGTGAAACTCTGGGAGACATGGCTATTAAGAAAAAACATGAAGTTGAAAGTCAGTAAGTGTCTCAATTTTCTTGGGTCAGGGAGCAGATGAAAGACATTTTCAGTCCCAAGTGGTGTTAGAGCCAAAGTGCCCAAGCAGTCTGTGTCTGCTTCTACACCCTATTGTGGGGTGTAACTTACTGcttctgccttcaaagctgggcagctggagagcagcagctgctggccgggagcccagttctgaaggcagagctgccaccagcagctgtgcagaagtaaggatggcatggtatggtattgcaaCCTTTACATCTGCAGAGATGGGCCCTCAGACactgctctctggtcacccacctctgaaggtagtgcagaagtaagggtggtaatacttCAACCcttcccccctaaaataaccttgttaccccctccccccgcaactcccttttggactAGGACCACCAACTTAAGAAATGCTTATCTCCCCCGAATCTGTATAGTATACAGTAAAAgtgcacaaaagaccagatttcactgtctatgatgtgtttttcatggccgtgaatgtGGTAGGGCCCTATGCATAAGGGGATTCATAGCCCCCCAGGAGTAGAAATTAATCCACCCTTCCCAGTCCTCAGGGCAGGAGCTATAAAACAGCTTAGCCCTTACATAGACTGCACTGAGAGAAATTTGGTGCAGCTCCTTATATAAGTGATGTCTTTCCCTTTGCTTCATTGAGTTTTGGCTCAATCTTTTAAGAGAGAATTTTGTCTAGAAACACTTAAATTACATCCTACATTATCTAGGGTATGCAATTTTCAGAATTCTACTGGCCCATTTGCCTAAGATGAGTAACTTATTTTGATAAGTTCTTCACTCTTTTCAGTAACAAGCTAGAGTGCCGaaacatgtgggggggggggggtgtttaccTGGACTAGCCAATTTCCATAGTCTTCTTGCAAGAGTGGGGTAGGCGAAAGTTGTTATGAATTATGTTTAGAGAAGACTTTCAAGTTTTTGGTAAGAACATTTACATATATTTTTCCAGGGACTTCCAAATACTCAAAGCTATGAAAAACCTGTGTGTATTGTGCTGTGGTAGAGTCAAAATACATACATCTAGTTTTTCCACGAGAAAACCATGAAGAGCATCATCTAATTGCCTTCAGCCATTTAGCAGCTTTTAATTAGACAattcagtgaaattaatggaacTGTTGCCTCTTAATGGAGTAAGCATAGGGCTCTGTAAAAGTACTGAAAAGAAGTAGAGTCTGTGTTCATTTTAATTCACATCACAAAAAAACATattcaaaatataaatacaatcTTATGATACATTATAAGCTTTTGTCCGTTAAAGATAACTCCAACACTCTCATGGACTATATTCAACCCTAATGAAAATAGAAGCAACTTAACTGGTTTCAATAGAATTGTGCCCACTTGTGCCAGCAATGTATTTAGAACTACTAGTTCACAGCAGTAAAAGATTTTTATAACTCTTTTTGTAAGGGCGATACTTTTCTTTGCAAGTGTTCACTGCCAAATGAACTCTAACTTTGCAAGTAATGGAACACAAgccctgaggaaaaaaaaaaaaaaagccctgagCTATTCTGGAGCGGGCTCTAAATGTCCTTTGTCAAACTGTGCAGGATGACCAGCGGAGAGCCCAGTAGTGGGTGGTGCTGAGCAACCTGAACTCCTGCTAACTCAAATTAGTCTGAATTGTATTCACAAAATTACAACACTGATAATTACAGGCACAGATTTGATGATACAGTTGCAAGGTGGGGGCCTGAGGCAATTTTCAAATTTAGCCTATCTTCAATCATTCCCCATCCAATATATGGACTAAATTTCTAGTCATAGTATAATTCCTTAGTTCTTGTCAAATGTTTTCCTTATGTCAAAATAAATATCTGGCCCTGATCTCTCCTACAGAGTTTTTGCTTTGCTGTTACCTTACATTGCCTGGCTTGTTGGATATTAGCAGTAGCATGCAGGTGCTGAAAAGTGCAAAACTAGTTTGTGTGCCTTAAACATAGATAAAGTGCAGCCTGGTAGGCCCTCTCAGCCTCTGAATGATTCTAATCACATTAGCTTGCCACATTACTCTGCAATGAaatcagtttttacaagaagccTGCTGTACCTACAGCCAAATCACTACAGAAGTGGGTGCTGGTAATTGCTGGTCTTTGTGCCAAGAATGTAATAAGGACAGACTATACATTCATACTGACTTTGGAGCGTGGGCAGATTCTTTATTTAGAAAGAGAGAGTGGAGAGAGCTGCAGTTCAGCATCTTAATCTATAATCACTCCATGAAATCATGGTCTGTGCACTGCACAACAAAACCAGGGCTAACAGATGTTATATAATTCCAGAAATGACTGTGAAAACCTCTAGCAATAAAGTGCACATGCTTTGTAGCCTAGTTTCCTTGGTAAGCACATAATTCCTATGGACCTCAACAGGAGATATGAACTGAACTTTTTAGATCCCCAGTAGTGTCACTGGGAAAAGTTATCTCACTAGGGTAAGGCAACTTCTATAGAGAAATGGAAGTAGAATGGAAAGTAAAGAGAATATGGTAATTAAACATTACTCCTAAAATACTATCAATTTTTCCttccatttgaaaaaaattacattaacaaAATAGGCTGGTGATCAAGAGTAAGCATATCTTCCTTGAGTGCCCAGAACAATTCCCCTGAAGTTTCTACAAAGACATCCCCTGACTACAAAGGGAGTTAGATCAGGAACCTTGTAGttttgtctgtaaagtgcctagtGTCATAAATAACACACCTTCCTACAAAAGGGTTTCTGGTGCTCCTTTTGAATTGTTCTGCACCAGTGAAGTGCCTTCATAAATGAGATGTTTAGAGTGCACTCTTCAGGGAGAGGTAAGGAATGGCAAAGACCgaaaactgacaatttttatattaaaaatattttgaatgaccTAGATGCATCAGCTCTGAAAAGGACATGGAGGTTAAATATAATTACCCAGATTTTCCTATATTTAGGAAGAATCTGTGAGCTCTCACAGAACTTCCTCTAAATCCTTAACCATGCTGttccaatggagctgtgctgctaGGGTCTTCCACACTGACCTCTGCCCTTGGATCACCTCCCTCTAGGAATGGGAGGGTCCAGGTCCCAGAAAGGAAGAATGCCTGAGTTAATACTGACTCATGGTATTAACGAAGGCTAGGAATCCCTGCAGGTTTGGGAAGGGGATGTCCCCTGCCAGCTCCACTTTCTCTTGGTCAAGCTAGTCCCATCACAAATTATAGTTCCCCAGCCAAAACAAGGGCCTAACTCTGGGATCTAGAGGAGAAGAGTATACAAGTGGGGAATCACAGGCtgaacacacgcacacaaaccCAATGAGGATCTGACACTGTCTGCCTCCTCTGACTGGATAGGCACAGAAGAGGACTTAACTTGGTTCCAattatgtgtgtggtttttttttatctCCACTAAAAACCTCAaagtgaggattttttaaaatctgttttcactatttaatccttttttccccaaataacttatttatttgtttagacAAAGCTCAGTGTTCTGAATGGGTTGtaaatgctgcagaggaaaatTGAGTTTCTATTAACATTTGTTTTTGATTAACTTTGTTGATCATAGGTTTCTGAACTTTGGTTTCAATCAAATCTAAATATTAGGCCTACTTTTATCTGCACATCCCTTTAAGCTTGCTGTATGTATGATAATTAAGCTTCCTGTAGTTCTCGATCACTTATGGTATGCTACTTGCTATACTTGTCActgaaaattataaaaaaattaaaatatattcacTGCATCTACCACACAACTAAAGTAAACCCTAATCAAACAAACTACATACCCTTTAAGCATTTGTAGTGTTGCATGGATAACTACGTAGTTTTCCCTAAAGCAAAAGATGCATAGAAAATGCTCAGGGTCAAActaagatatttaggcacctaaagatgtagcTAGGTATCCAATGGAATTGTCAGAAGAGCCTAAGGCATCTACCTCCTCTGTCTAAAAACTTATTCAAAGCCATATGAGGACTAGGCTGAGACTGGAGTTCGGGTTTCTGCTTGTTGGTTACCCAAGTTCTTgagatttacatttaaaaaaaaaacccaaaatatttatgTTTGCAGAGCATTTTAGTGTGGTTAGTTACTCCAATTTTCAATTCAGAGAATGTCCGGTCATTTAACATGGGGAAAAGCTATAAACTGCCACACTGGATATGGAAGGAGCTGATAAAGGCAGATGTAGAATTTAACCTCAACAAATTTGAGGATATAAtccaaaagaaaaatatagagggtggaggagagaattAAAAATGTTACtgagtgatttttgttttaattgaacTGTGGGGAAAAATGGGTTAGGGTTTCCAGTAGTAACCAAAAAACCTAATCTACAGTAGATGCAGGTTTAGATACATAAATacatttctgcttttaaaagCTAGATTGCACAAAGGAATAATGGATGGATGTCTTGGCGTTTTGTGCTTTGATTAACATTGGCCTGATCCATCATGAATGAAAACCATGGAAAGACCCCTGTGACATCAATAGGCTCTGAGCAGCTATAAATGCATTCCTACTAAATATTTAGAATCTTGACATAACTACTGTATTTAAGAAGTCTTTTAGTCATAGATAAGACTAATATTTAGGAAATGCCAACAACATAGGAATTTGCTAATGTGACTCTTTAGATCTCAAATAAGAGCTCAATTTTTAAGTGATACCTAATTTAATATTCTTTTGGAGAATTCCACTCTGAGCCTTAATAAAGActgtttaaaatgtcattttggaTTTAACTAAAATGTATAAAAAGTAGAAACTTCCACATACAGATTATATCTATCTTAACCTTTTAAAGGagcaccttaaaaataaaaagcatacaCCGTAAAATTCTATTTTCAATGAGATGTTGGCAGCACAGGTGGTCTGAACTTGCAAAATGATGAGTACCCATCCAGTCCCCCTGTTTCAGTGAGTTTAGGTCACTCAGTATTTACCAGAGTTGAGCCCCAATTCTGAGCTATCTTCCTTGGAAGCAGATGACTTTGTACGTTCAGTCTTTACATTGTACATTTTCAGAGCTCAGCAGGGAGCACAAACCCACATGTTGAGCCAGGGATGTATGCATACCTCCTAGGCAGCACCTGCTAACCTAATCAAAGCTTTGATACAATACAGGAAGGAGGAACAGATGGTTGCAAGACACGTATGGAAATCTAGGTCAATAGCTGATTGTTTTCAGTGTCTTTCTGAGGTCAGAGTAAAAGTTTGCCAGGGTACTAGCCATGGCAGTATCTACTGCGGACTGAGGAAGCATCCCTCGCAGTTCAGTCTGGATGAAGCCTGTCAAAAGACTTTGGTCAGGACGATCCTTAAAAGGGACACAGAACCAGCCACAGGGGTGATTAAATCCACGGACAAAATTAGGTCTCACCTCTCCATAGTCTAGACTTatacctaatttaaaaaaaaaagttacaaaaaagtcAATAAGATTGGATCAGGAAGCCATGTTTCTTGTCATATGTACACAGTTGCAGGTCTAGTTCTGTTCTTGGATCCATGGGCACATCTCATTGACATCCTACAGCAGAAAATACAGCCCTTTGCATAAATGTTCTCCACTATATAGTTAGCCAACAGACCCAAAATAAAGATTTTGtttgcaggagggaggggaagtagAAGAGATGTGAAAGAAATAAAGGGTCTGAAAGAGCAAATACAAGGTAAGAGTCTCTTCTTATGGATATTACAAGTAGTGACAGGCACACTTCAGAGACGCTTGGATCAATAGCCAAGATTTGGATTCTAGTTTTAATGCACAGAGGCTGCCCATTCTTCATTCAAACCATCTCTCACTGGACAAGCAATAACTTTACACCAGAGTGGACTCCCATTTATAAGCAAGTTCTATTTCCACTCCATCTGATTTACTATGTAGCTTTGGGCATATCACAGTTTCTCTGTCAATTTTCACATGCATAATATGGTGATACTTGCTTAACATGCAGGAATGTTGTGTGGCTTGGCTAATGTTTGTGTGTGGCTTTGAATATGTAAAGTGCTATACAGGAGCACTCTAGTATATTTGGAATACTTTTAGTAGACTATCTTGTCAAGCCTTTAAAAGTTCCAGTTTTAAAGGAGCTCAGAACAGCATACGCACTTAACTATATGGTAATCAGTTTCAAAATAAGAAAAAGGTAGTGGCCAATGACATCTTACCACATGTTAGAAGCCCCTCTTCATACTGAGTAGTGTAAGAGAAGTCAACAAACTCTCTTGGGGAAATGATGTTCCACAGCTGGCCAGCAGTGGTGTAGCGCATTACACAGCAATTCTTCAGGAGGATAGCAAAACAATGAACCATGTATCACCAAAGTCAACTTTTTAATGTTCATAAGAAGCTAgcattttcaacaaaaaataagCTTTTACTTCTATCCCACCTTCCCTTCTAAgctacccattttacagatggctaCCGTAAAGTGCAGATTAAAGGGTAATCTTCAAAAGTGTCCAACGTTAGGCCTTAAGTGCCTAAAATTTAGAGGTGTTGAGCAACTGCAAGTAAAGACAACAGAAGCTGAGTGTCCTTGGCCTAAGTTAAGCTCTAGAGGTCTAAAATTGGACACGCAAAAGTTTtgtgaataaaacccaggagtcttTCACTAACTACTAGGCTGCTCTGCAAAGTGCTTTTGATTCACCACGCTAGTAATAAAGTAGAATGCAGtaatcttcaaaaaaaaattctaaagagGATACTAATGTTCTATGTGTTAAACATTAAGTAAAATAGTTCACTGTAAGGATCTAACTTAAAGCCAGGAAAATTGAATGTAAAAAGTGATCGATGTATAAACCAAAGGCTTTGAAGTGCTGTACTGAATGTCCCCAGTGATCAGGACAAGACTAATAGTCAGCACGTGATGAACTTCACACCTATCTTTTTGGTAAGTCCTGACCCACCACAGTCACTATTCAGGTTCCAAGCACCAAATCCTGATGGCATA is part of the Eretmochelys imbricata isolate rEreImb1 chromosome 5, rEreImb1.hap1, whole genome shotgun sequence genome and harbors:
- the STARD4 gene encoding stAR-related lipid transfer protein 4, with translation MEILPDAASLATKLKNTLIQYHSIEDGEWRIAKKMKDATVWRKPSEEFSGYLYKAQGVIEDITNRVVDHIRPGPSRLDWDNLMTTMDIVEKFEENCCVMRYTTAGQLWNIISPREFVDFSYTTQYEEGLLTCGISLDYGEVRPNFVRGFNHPCGWFCVPFKDRPDQSLLTGFIQTELRGMLPQSAVDTAMASTLANFYSDLRKTLKTISY